CTCTAGGTAGATGAATTTTTATTTTTAAGTTTTCTAGCCATTTCGGGTATTTCAATTCTTCCACGTCATAACCCAGCTTTAAAGCATTGTGGTAGTCAGTAATACCCAACTGCCCATGCAGCAGAAATGCTAACCAGTCTGCTTGATGCAGGAAATATTTGGCTTGAGCAAAAGATGGCAATTGCGACATCCACATAAGTTTGGTAAGGCTGGAAGTAGCACTTAATACTGTATGATTTGCAGGCGCTATGCTTCTTAATTCCTCTATCACCACTGCTCCCCGTGCGTCGTTGTACAGCAGCGGTGTGTCTACAGGTTTCCCCGCAGCATCACACAGCAGAACTGTGGAAGACGTACCGTTGATCGCAATTGCTCTTATTTCTCGCCGCAATTCTTGAGGAATTCCCTCAAGCAAGCTAAATAAAGCTTTCTGCCAAGAATTTGCCAACTCAGATACTTCTGACTTCTCAAAGGGAAATCGCCCCTCCGCTTGAATACAACCTTGCTCGTCAACAACCACCGCTCTTGCACCTGACGTGCCAAAGTCTATTCCCAAATAAAAATTCATTTTTTATAATTTTTGCTTATATTTTATTCTCACTAATGACTAATAACTAATGACCCTTACGGGTTCGCCCTATGGCTAACGCCACGCCTTACGGCGAACGCCAGTCGCCTGACGCCACATTCTTCAACGGGGGGAACCCTCCGCAGTCGCCACAACGGGGGGAACCCCCGCAAGGCGCTGCTCTCCGCACAGAAGTGGCTCCGGAGGGTTTCCCTCCCGCAGCGCTGGACTCACCAGTTCCCTACGGAGGGAAACCCTCCTGCAGTGCTGGCTCACTGATCACTAGTTATTGTTTCATCTTGTAACAACCTATTTCCTTATCTTGGCAAAACAGTGAAAAGTAGTAAACGAAATGTTCAATATCTTTTGAAATTGAGAGGTTTCAAACAATGTCTATTTCAGATACCCAAGTGTACATTGCTCTAGTTGTCGCGCTGATTCCAGGCATTCTGGCTTGGCGTTTGTGTACAACACTTTACAATTCATAAGACCCTGAAGAGCTGAGTAACCTGGTAGTACGGGGTACAGTTCTCGGACTTTTGCGGTATTGTCGTAAATTGTTCGAGACTGTATACGTATAAATGCCAGGTTTTTTACTTGACAGATGATCAGTGTACCAAGTCCGAAAAAATTGAAGTAATATGGCAGCTAAACAAAACTGCAAAAGACGCAGGTGTGCATTTGGCATGCGTCTACTCATTTAGCGAGGTTCTTTTTATCACCATGAACGCATTTCAACCCTCTAGACTTCCGGTACAACCACCACAACAGCGTCGAGTCACTCCTCGACGGAAGCGGCATCTTCGTCAACGCTCTTATCAAGTGATGGCACTGGAAACTACGGCAAAGATAGCTGTTAACGTTGTCATTTCAACAGCAGCAGTCTCTGCTCTCATGCAGCTTTTACCTTATCATTGGTCGCAGCAAGAAAAATTACGAACAATCCGCATTGATGTCAATCAGATGGAAGAACGTGTATATCAGTTGCAGGGAGAATTTAGCCGTAATTTCGATCCGCGCCAAGCTAAGATGATTATGCAAGAACAGGGCTATCGATTTGACCCTAATCAGCGTCAGGTCGTGTTCCCAAAAGATACTATAGAACATAAACAACCAGAATCAAACTAATTCCCTTCCTTGTAATTGTTATTCCATAAACAAATTTGGAATTTGGTAGTAAAGCTAAAAGCTGATAGTTCATAGCTAGTCGCTTACTATCTAGGAGCTTGACTAAATAGCCAAATACTTTACTAAACTTTTTCATAATTAGTCATAAAGAGAAGTTTGACACAGTTGTAGCTTTCTGATACTTTAGTGACAATGCTGAAAACCAAAGCCCAAAATCATCTGGTTTGTAAACCACAGCTGATTCAAAACTAGCAAGCCTGTAAAAAGGTCGAACTGGAGATCACGATTCGTTAAATTTGCTGAAAATAATGGATGAACAATAGCTAAAAGCTTCAAGAAAAATTGCTCGGAGTCAAAAAAAATAGGCTGGCCTACACCCGAATTTACGCCTGTAGGACGGCAGGTGCTACAACGGGGGGAACCCCCGCAACGCACTGCCTCACAAGAAGGAGCCGACTCCCTTGGTAGAAGCAGGAAGCAAACCCTCTAAAGTTTCCTTTAGTTGAATGACTAGGTTTGAAAAAGTTTAGTCAAGTTTTGTATAGCAGCTATATAGTTATCATCTATTAGCCATTACACCGTTATCAGGATGTTTCTCACTCTGTGTTTCATACAGAGGCTATGCCAGTGACGATGAATGCAATATCTACCAGGTAGGATGCTGCGTTGGTAGCAACTCGTGTAACCAATTTTCGACTTGTAAACGTAAGTGTGAACCGGACTCTCCCGTTTTGAAGCTAGG
This portion of the Brasilonema sennae CENA114 genome encodes:
- the psaM gene encoding photosystem I reaction center subunit XII; amino-acid sequence: MSISDTQVYIALVVALIPGILAWRLCTTLYNS